The following nucleotide sequence is from Vibrio fluvialis.
CAGACACATTGCTGAACGGATGTCTTGAGATGAGTCAACTGGCGCTACTGGGAAGTAACCGCCTTTCACACCTGGACGGTGACCTTTGTTACCGTCTTCGTAGTCAGTACCTGTGTTCCAAGCTGCTTCTACGTCATCGATCTTGAAGAAAGAACCTGACATGTCAGTAGAGAATTTCACGTCGTCAAACAGGAAGAATTCTGGCTCTGGACCTACCAGAACAGTATCTGCGATTCCAGTAGAACGCATGTACTCTTCCGCGCGTTTTGCGATAGAACGTGGGTCACGGTCGTAGCCTTGCATTGTTGCAGGCTCAAGAATGTCACAACGGATGTTCAGCGTTGCGTCTTCTGTGAATGGGTCAAGCACAGCTGATGATGCATCTGGCATCATTACCATGTCTGATTCGTTGATACCTTTCCAGCCAGCAACTGATGAACCATCGAACATTTTACCTTCTTCGAAGAAGTCTGCGTCGATTTGGTGAGCAGGAATTGAGATGTGCTGCTCTTTACCTTTTGTGTCTGTGAAGCGTAGGTCAACAAACTTAACTTCGTTTTCTTGGATCAGCGATAGTACGTTTTCTACTGACATCTTGGATAACCTCCAGTGTTAATAAAGCGGTTTGGGCTCGAATCAAAGTGAAACCAGCATTGATTAATGTCTGAACTACTACTTAATCTGTGCTGAATTCATATTAGCTAGAATCGTGCCAATTTCTTAAGTCCTAAAAATTCAATGCTTTGCATAAGATTGGCTCTTTTTGGTGCTTTCCGTTGCACCAATAAGATCCCTTGTTGCACCTTGTTGGTGCGTTATCGGTTTCACTGCACCAATATCTATCAAAGCGAACACTATTCAGCCGATAATTTGTAGGGTTGTCAATTGGCATTTCCGTCCAGTATGCCGCGGTTTGTTTTAAATCAATTTGACGGCTAGGCTCTAAAGGAGCGAAATTCAGCGTGACAGATCACATATTCCTAGGTTTTTCGCCAAAATCTGGTACATTATTGGCCGTTTTTTGAACCAAACTCAGGTACCGGTTTTGCCTACGCGCGGAAGCGGACCATTTTGTGTAATTAAGTGAAGCAAAACTCCATGGCTACTCCACAGATTGAAAAATTAAGAAACATCGCGATCATCGCGCACGTTGACCACGGCAAAACGACCCTGGTGGATAAACTACTCCAGCAATCAGGCACGTTAGAGTCGCGCGGTGATGTTGAAGAGCGAGTCATGGACTCGAACGACATTGAAAAAGAGCGCGGCATTACCATCCTGGCGAAGAACACCGCTATCAACTGGAACGACTACCGTATCAACATCGTAGACACTCCGGGACACGCGGACTTCGGTGGTGAAGTTGAACGTATCATGTCAATGGTTGACTGTGTTTGTCTGATCGTTGATGCGGTTGACGGCCCAATGCCACAAACTCGTTTCGTAACCCAAAAAGCGTTTGCTCACGGTCTGAAACCAATTGTTGTTATCAACAAAATCGACCGCCCTGGCGCGCGTCCTGACTGGGTAATGGATCAGGTATTTGACCTGTTCGACAACCTAGGTGCAACGGATGAACAGCTGGACTTCCAAGTGGTTTACGCATCAGCTCTGAACGGCTGGGCAACGTTGGAAGAAGGCGAAACTGGCGAAAACATGGAACCGCTGTTCCAAGCCATCGTTGATAACGTAGAGCCTCCTCAAGTTGACCTTGAAGGTCCGCTGCAAATGCAAATTTCTCAGCTGGACTACAGTTCATACGTTGGTGTTATCGGTGTTGGCCGTGTGACTCGCGGTACGGTAAAACCAAACCAGCAAGTGACCGTTGTGAGCGCTGATGGCAAAAAACGTAACGGCAAAGTTGGTACTGTTCTGGGTTACCTGGGTCTGCAACGTTCTGAAACAGAACAAGCGACGGCGGGCGACATCGTTGCGATCACCGGTCTTGGCGAACTGAAAATTTCAGACACCATCTGTGACGTGAACTGCATCGAAGCGCTGCCACCACTGAGCGTTGACGAACCAACGGTAACCATGACTTTCCAGGTAAACACTTCTCCGTTTGCGGGTAAAGAAGGTAAGTTCGTGACTTCACGTAACATCCTTGAGCGTCTGGAAAAAGAACTGGTTCACAACGTTGCACTGCGTGTTGAGCAAACGGACGATCCAGATAAATTCCGCGTATCAGGCCGTGGTGAACTTCACCTGTCTATCCTGATCGAAAACATGCGCCGTGAAGGTTTCGAACTGGCGGTATCTCGTCCAGAAGTAATCCTGAAAGAAGAAAACGGCCAACTGATGGAACCGTTTGAAACGGTAACTATCGACGTGTTGGAAGAGCACCAAGGCGGCATCATGGAGAAAATCGGTCTGCGTAAAGGCGAACTGAAAGACATGTCTCCAGATGGCAAAGGTCGTGTACGTCTAGACTTCGTGATGCCATCACGCGGCCTGATCGGCTTCCAGACGGAGTTCATGACCCTGACTTCAGGTTCTGGTCTGCTGTACCATACCTTTGACCACTACGGCCCACACAAAGGCGGTAACATCGGCCAACGTGTGAACGGCGTACTGATTTCGAATGCAACCGGTAAAGCACTGACTTACGCTCTGTTTAACCTGCAAGAGCGTGGCCGTCTGTTCACTGAACACGCGGACGAAGTTTACGAAGGTCAAATCGTGGGTATTCACAACCGTTCGAACGACCTGACAGTAAACTGTCTGAAAGGTAAACAGCTGACGAACGTACGTGCATCAGGTACCGATGAAGCTCAGGTTCTGACTCCAGCAATCAAATACACGCTAGAGCAAGCGCTTGAGTTTATCGATGACGATGAGCTGGTAGAAGTTACGCCACAAAGCATCCGTATTCGTAAACGTCACCTGACTGAAAACGATCGTAAACGTGCATCTCGCGACGCAAAATAATCGTTGAACGAATAGAATTGAGCCCTCGGCGGTAACGCTGGGGGCTTTTTTTATGCATTTGATAAGGAGCGAATGTGAAACCCATCATCATCACTGGCGGTCCGGGCGCCGGCAAAACCACTCTGATTGACGCGTTAGCACAGGCGGGTTTGGCAACGTTTCCCGAAGTGTCGCGCACCTTGATTGAGCAAGAGAGTGCGAAGCCGAATGGCATATTGCCGTGGCACGATTTAGCAGGATTTGCTCAATTGTGTCTGGTCGCGATGAGTGAGCAAAAACGGAATGCGGACAAAGAGCCATTGGCGTTTCTCGACCGCGCGATTCCTGACATTTGTGGTTATCTGCAGGCGGCGGATATTGAACCGGGTCTGCATTATGTACAGGCCAGTCAGGGCTATTTCCCGACCGTGTTTGTGTGTCGGCCACACGCCGCCATTTATGTGCAGGATGATGTGAGACCTTATCCATTTGAGCAAGCATTGGCGATTCATGAACAGTTAGTGATGACTTACATACAACTGGGTTATCACTGTGTTGAGGTGCCGTTTGATGCGGTCAGCGAGCGAGTGCGCTTTGTGCTGCGCGCTGTGGAGCACGCAGCATCATGCCACGCTACTGTTTGAGATGGGTGAGGAACTGATCCGATTCTTTAATCGCGGCGTTCATCTGCGTGATCGCGGTGCGAATATCCTGCTCTAAGGTCGCAAATTCACCTTGCAGTGAACCCACCGCGCTGGCATTGAGGTTATGCTTCAGATACAGAGTATTATCGCGCAGGGTGTTGAGCACTGGTGTCATCTTTTGCTCGGCGCGTTTCATCGCTTTAAGCATCGTCTGATATGAAGTTTTGGTGGTGTTGAGTTTCTGCTCACTGGCACGGCGCAGTTTGCTGCTGGTGTAAAGCGCAAGCTCACCTTGCCATTCTTCAAACAAGGCATCGGCAACGTCTTCAATCGCGGCAATGCGCTCATGCACATCGGCAGCTGCTGCTTCGCTTTGTTGGTACTGATCGTTGATGCGCTCATAGGCGCTTTCCAGTTCGCCACCATCAAATTGCGTGAATGCCGACAGGGCTTCCAGTGCGCTGGTCAGCTCCTGCTGTGCGTCTTTTTGTGACTCTTGGGCGGCCTCGACACGGTCAACCATAATGTCGCGTTTGTGATAACCGACCTTTTCCATCGCCGAATAATAGGCGCTTTGACAGCCTGTCAGGGTAAAGATCGATAAGAAGATGGCCAACAGGTAAGGCATCATGAGCTCCTTTCTATTAAAATGAAGGCGTTAGCATGGCTTAGTCGCATGGGAGAGACAAGTTGAAAATCCAATCTTTGGTTAAGGATAGCGTATTGTTCGGGCGTTATTTGTTGGTGCGTATGGGCCACGACCGAGTCAATGTGAATGCCGGATACCTCGCGTACATCACGCTGTTGTCGATTGTACCAATGTTGACCGTATTGCTGTCGATCCTCTCTTCCTTCTCCATTTTTGAAAACGTCGGTGATGTGGTTCAGGATTATGTGATTACCCACTTCGTGCCCGCGGCTGGGGATGCGGTGCGTAACGCGCTGACAGAGTTCGTCACCAATACCGGCAAAATGACTGCAGTGGGTGGTATGTTCCTGTTTGTCGCAGCGCTGACGCTGATTTCGAATATCGATAAGAACCTCAACTACATCTGGCGGGTACGTAAGAAACGCCGCATGGTGTTTTCGTTTTCAATGTACTGGATGATCCTCACGCTGGGACCAATTCTGGTCGGTGCCAGTATTGCGGTCACCTCGTACATCACGTCGCTCAAACTGCTCGACAGCGAAGCACTGACTGGTGCCTTCAACTTCTTCCTGCGTCGCCTGCCACTGTTGCTGTCGTTTTCTGCGTTTGCCGGGTTATATCTGTTGGTGCCGAACAAAAAAATTCATTTTCTGCATGCTATCGCTGGCGCATTTGTCGCTGCTATTCTGTTTGAGCTGAGTAAAAAAGCCTTTGCGGCCTACATTACTCAGTTCCCTTCTTATCAGTTGATATACGGGGCGCTTGCCGCGATTCCCATTCTGTTTGTTTGGGTGTATTTATGTTGGCTGATTGTGTTGATCGGGGCCGAAGTGACCGCTGCGCTCGGTGAGCGTGAGTACTGGAGTGACGACCCAGACGTGGTACACTCACTGCCTCAAACTCAGCACAAACAAGAAGGAAACCAAAGTGATAGCCTTGATTCAACGGGTGAGTGAAGCGGCAGTCCGCGTGGAGGGCGAAATCGTCGGTGAGATTAACCATGGCCTGTTAGTGCTGCTTGGGGTTGAACGTGATGATGATGAAGCCAAAGCCAAACGCCTGATGGAACGAGTGACCGGCTATCGTGTGTTTGAGGATGATGCAGGCAAAATGAACCTCAGCGTCAAAGATGTCGGGGGCAGTGTGCTGGTGGTCTCGCAGTTTACCTTGCCTGCGGATACGAAAAAGGGCACCCGTGCCGGCTTTTCACGTGGCGCGCACCCACAAGAGGCGCAGCGTCTATACGACTATTTTTCTGATTTGTGTGCACAGGTTTTGCCGACAGAGCGTGGACGTTTTGCGGCCGACATGAAAGTGTCACTCATCAATGATGGCCCGGTAACCTTCTGGTTGCAGGCTTAAATTTCGGCTCCTTGTGAGCTTTCGGGAACGGACTCTATGTTTAAACTTATTACGCCGAAAACGGATAATCAGCTCAATAAGTATTACCACTTCCGCTGGCAGTTGCTGCGCGAGCCGTGGCGTATGCCGATTGGCTCAGAGCGTGATGAATATGACGCGATGAGCCATCACCGCATGATTGTCGACAGTCGGGGACGGCCAATCGCGATTGGTCGCCTGTATATCACCCCGGATAACGAAGGCCAGATCCGCTACATGGCGGTCAAAGCCAGTCGTCGCGCCAAGGGTATGGGCTCGCTTGTGCTGGTGGCTCTTGAATCTCTGGCGCGTCAGGAAGGGGCGAAACGCTTGGTGTGTAACGCTCGTGAAGACGCGATCAAATTCTATGAGAAAAATGGTTTTGAGCGCCGCGGTGAACTGACCGATGAGCGCGGCCCGGTACGCCATCAGCAGATGGTCAAACCGCTCGACCCGATGGCCAATGTGCTGCGTAAACCGGAGTGGTGTACCGAGCTTCAGGAGCGCTGGGCGGCGCACATTCCGATCAGCGAAAAAATGGGGATCAAAGTGCTGCAGTACACGGGCTATCAGTTCCAGTGTGGCGCGCAGCTTAACCCGAACCTCAATCCCCACAACACCATGTTTGCGGGCTCTGCCTTTACGCTGGCGACGCTGACTGGCTGGGGGATGGCGTGGCTGCTGATGCGTGAGCGTAACCTGGAAGGAGATATTGTGCTGGTCGACAGCCGTATCCGTTACCGCCATCCGGTGGTACACAACCCGGTGGCGTCGACGTCACTGGATGGCATTAGCGGCGATTTGGACCGCCTGGCCTCCGGGCGCAAAGCGCGCATTGTGGTTAACGTGAATATTTCGAGTGGCGATAACGACGCCGTGGAGTTCATCGGCACTTACATGCTGATCCCGAACTACCAAGCTATTTTGGAAAATGCGCGCGGCTAAGGGGCTAGCACGCACGCTTTGTCCGAACCTTTCTCCTCGCGCTGTTGATTGCGCAGCAGATCAAAATGCTGAGTATCGCAGCGCTGAGTCACCTCCAGTTCCAACATCCCTTGTTTGGGTTCAACCAAATCAATGTCACCGTGCAGGCGGGCATTGAGCGTTGGGCCGGACAGCGGCGTCTCATGCAGTGACAGGCGACCGCGGTCGGCGTTCAGTCTCAGCCCGTCGAG
It contains:
- the typA gene encoding translational GTPase TypA — encoded protein: MATPQIEKLRNIAIIAHVDHGKTTLVDKLLQQSGTLESRGDVEERVMDSNDIEKERGITILAKNTAINWNDYRINIVDTPGHADFGGEVERIMSMVDCVCLIVDAVDGPMPQTRFVTQKAFAHGLKPIVVINKIDRPGARPDWVMDQVFDLFDNLGATDEQLDFQVVYASALNGWATLEEGETGENMEPLFQAIVDNVEPPQVDLEGPLQMQISQLDYSSYVGVIGVGRVTRGTVKPNQQVTVVSADGKKRNGKVGTVLGYLGLQRSETEQATAGDIVAITGLGELKISDTICDVNCIEALPPLSVDEPTVTMTFQVNTSPFAGKEGKFVTSRNILERLEKELVHNVALRVEQTDDPDKFRVSGRGELHLSILIENMRREGFELAVSRPEVILKEENGQLMEPFETVTIDVLEEHQGGIMEKIGLRKGELKDMSPDGKGRVRLDFVMPSRGLIGFQTEFMTLTSGSGLLYHTFDHYGPHKGGNIGQRVNGVLISNATGKALTYALFNLQERGRLFTEHADEVYEGQIVGIHNRSNDLTVNCLKGKQLTNVRASGTDEAQVLTPAIKYTLEQALEFIDDDELVEVTPQSIRIRKRHLTENDRKRASRDAK
- a CDS encoding AAA family ATPase, which encodes MKPIIITGGPGAGKTTLIDALAQAGLATFPEVSRTLIEQESAKPNGILPWHDLAGFAQLCLVAMSEQKRNADKEPLAFLDRAIPDICGYLQAADIEPGLHYVQASQGYFPTVFVCRPHAAIYVQDDVRPYPFEQALAIHEQLVMTYIQLGYHCVEVPFDAVSERVRFVLRAVEHAASCHATV
- a CDS encoding DUF2959 domain-containing protein; translated protein: MPYLLAIFLSIFTLTGCQSAYYSAMEKVGYHKRDIMVDRVEAAQESQKDAQQELTSALEALSAFTQFDGGELESAYERINDQYQQSEAAAADVHERIAAIEDVADALFEEWQGELALYTSSKLRRASEQKLNTTKTSYQTMLKAMKRAEQKMTPVLNTLRDNTLYLKHNLNASAVGSLQGEFATLEQDIRTAITQMNAAIKESDQFLTHLKQ
- a CDS encoding virulence factor BrkB family protein, coding for MKIQSLVKDSVLFGRYLLVRMGHDRVNVNAGYLAYITLLSIVPMLTVLLSILSSFSIFENVGDVVQDYVITHFVPAAGDAVRNALTEFVTNTGKMTAVGGMFLFVAALTLISNIDKNLNYIWRVRKKRRMVFSFSMYWMILTLGPILVGASIAVTSYITSLKLLDSEALTGAFNFFLRRLPLLLSFSAFAGLYLLVPNKKIHFLHAIAGAFVAAILFELSKKAFAAYITQFPSYQLIYGALAAIPILFVWVYLCWLIVLIGAEVTAALGEREYWSDDPDVVHSLPQTQHKQEGNQSDSLDSTGE
- the dtd gene encoding D-aminoacyl-tRNA deacylase, whose protein sequence is MIALIQRVSEAAVRVEGEIVGEINHGLLVLLGVERDDDEAKAKRLMERVTGYRVFEDDAGKMNLSVKDVGGSVLVVSQFTLPADTKKGTRAGFSRGAHPQEAQRLYDYFSDLCAQVLPTERGRFAADMKVSLINDGPVTFWLQA
- a CDS encoding bifunctional GNAT family N-acetyltransferase/hotdog fold thioesterase produces the protein MFKLITPKTDNQLNKYYHFRWQLLREPWRMPIGSERDEYDAMSHHRMIVDSRGRPIAIGRLYITPDNEGQIRYMAVKASRRAKGMGSLVLVALESLARQEGAKRLVCNAREDAIKFYEKNGFERRGELTDERGPVRHQQMVKPLDPMANVLRKPEWCTELQERWAAHIPISEKMGIKVLQYTGYQFQCGAQLNPNLNPHNTMFAGSAFTLATLTGWGMAWLLMRERNLEGDIVLVDSRIRYRHPVVHNPVASTSLDGISGDLDRLASGRKARIVVNVNISSGDNDAVEFIGTYMLIPNYQAILENARG